A genome region from Gemmatimonadota bacterium includes the following:
- a CDS encoding PorV/PorQ family protein: MIVKKYILIALVCAGLMPSDMFAQGSVATGVTDNFDGRVRELDPVVPGFEEASPTFIKTGQAGFAFLSIPTDARTAALGGAGVGLIGSGSAILFNPGALAFMEGREAHVTYVDWLVDTKSMVAGVAVNVPGRGTFGLSIVTFDAGTVNGTSIDPNPAGAGFKDEGEITTSNYAISAAYGLKITDRFSAGATLRMAHQDLGTGNIFLGASRQTVDNSKNAFAFDLGTYFNTGFRNTVMAMSVQNFSTEVVYQREQFELPRNIRLGLLIDVISMMGNTPVPHHLDLALDVNNPIDFDERIHVGAEYTYRAAGSSIGFTLRGGYKTNHDTEGISAGGGLQFKTEGGQGVKVDYAFKQFDSAFFSSVHILSAAVTF; the protein is encoded by the coding sequence ATGATCGTGAAAAAATATATTCTGATTGCGCTTGTGTGTGCGGGGCTGATGCCGAGCGATATGTTTGCCCAGGGGAGCGTTGCGACTGGCGTGACCGATAACTTTGATGGTCGCGTTCGAGAACTGGATCCCGTTGTTCCGGGCTTTGAAGAAGCCTCGCCGACGTTTATCAAGACCGGACAGGCTGGTTTTGCTTTCCTGTCTATTCCCACCGATGCGCGCACTGCTGCTCTCGGTGGTGCCGGGGTGGGGTTGATCGGCAGTGGTTCGGCGATTCTTTTCAATCCGGGTGCGCTGGCTTTTATGGAAGGCCGGGAAGCACATGTCACTTATGTCGATTGGCTCGTCGATACCAAGAGTATGGTCGCGGGCGTTGCAGTGAATGTGCCGGGCAGAGGGACGTTCGGTCTTTCGATTGTGACTTTCGATGCGGGTACTGTCAACGGAACATCAATTGATCCAAATCCCGCTGGCGCCGGATTCAAAGACGAGGGCGAGATTACCACCAGCAATTATGCCATTTCCGCGGCTTATGGTCTTAAAATTACCGACCGTTTTTCCGCAGGAGCGACCCTCAGGATGGCCCATCAGGACCTGGGTACTGGCAATATCTTTTTGGGAGCCTCCAGGCAGACGGTGGATAATTCCAAGAATGCCTTTGCCTTTGATCTGGGCACGTATTTCAATACGGGGTTCCGGAATACGGTGATGGCGATGAGTGTGCAGAATTTTAGCACAGAGGTGGTTTATCAGCGGGAGCAGTTTGAGTTGCCGCGGAATATCCGCCTGGGCTTGCTCATCGATGTGATTTCGATGATGGGCAATACGCCTGTGCCACACCATCTGGATCTGGCTCTGGATGTGAACAATCCCATCGATTTTGATGAGCGCATTCACGTCGGTGCCGAATATACGTATCGCGCAGCGGGGTCCTCAATCGGCTTTACGCTGCGAGGTGGGTACAAGACCAACCACGATACAGAGGGTATCTCTGCGGGTGGTGGGTTGCAGTTTAAGACCGAAGGTGGTCAGGGCGTGAAGGTGGATTATGCATTCAAGCAGTTTGATAGTGCTTTCTTCTCTTCGGTGCATATCCTCAGCGCTGCTGTTACCTTCTAA